The Desulfohalovibrio reitneri genome contains a region encoding:
- a CDS encoding energy transducer TonB, with protein sequence MRSRTALLLSVALHVVLLLSGLLWARHAPKVVRLDQPVYQVELVELAEPEPPKPEPKPEPPKPKPEPKPDPKPEPKPEPKPEPAPPPKPKPKAISPKKTERRVKPKPKPKPAESPEKTMAEALEEAKRKAEERRKQAEQEAKRREEQQRRELQQELSQLRQQVEQERAEAQRQRQAAGQAQIYAVVVKNIIRENWRFPSVRRDRNLSATVEIDLAPSGAITDARLISPSGRDDFDSSVLKAVHEIETLPEPPPGISTLRINFNEEDLT encoded by the coding sequence GCTCAGCGGCTTGCTGTGGGCCCGGCACGCCCCCAAGGTGGTGCGGCTGGATCAGCCGGTCTACCAGGTGGAACTGGTGGAGTTGGCCGAGCCGGAACCTCCCAAGCCCGAACCCAAACCGGAGCCGCCCAAACCCAAGCCGGAACCGAAACCCGACCCCAAGCCCGAGCCAAAGCCCGAGCCTAAACCGGAACCCGCGCCGCCTCCCAAACCCAAGCCCAAAGCCATCAGCCCCAAGAAGACCGAACGACGGGTGAAGCCCAAGCCGAAGCCCAAACCGGCGGAGTCGCCGGAGAAAACCATGGCCGAGGCATTGGAGGAAGCCAAGCGCAAGGCCGAGGAAAGAAGAAAACAGGCCGAGCAGGAAGCCAAGCGCCGCGAGGAGCAGCAGCGCCGGGAACTGCAACAGGAACTTTCCCAGCTCCGCCAGCAGGTGGAGCAGGAGCGCGCCGAGGCGCAGCGACAACGGCAGGCCGCCGGACAGGCCCAGATCTACGCCGTGGTGGTCAAAAACATCATCCGCGAAAACTGGCGCTTCCCCTCGGTGCGGCGCGACCGCAACCTCTCGGCCACGGTGGAGATAGACCTCGCCCCAAGCGGCGCCATCACAGACGCCCGCCTCATTTCCCCTTCGGGCCGCGACGACTTCGACTCATCCGTGCTCAAGGCGGTGCACGAGATCGAGACCCTGCCCGAACCGCCGCCGGGCATCTCCACCCTCCGCATCAACTTCAACGAAGAGGACCTGACCTGA